Genomic window (candidate division KSB1 bacterium):
GTTACCGCCCGTTTTCGTAGAAGCGAGCGCGACGGTAAAAGGCATGGAGACGCTGGAGGGGAGCGGAGGTTGGGCCTTTTCCCTATATCCTCCGACTGGTTACGACGAGGTAGTAAAAAGTGCTTGCGCAGTTCGAGGCGGGGGGCTATATTTACGGTTCGAAAATGCTTGTGGGTGCGGCAAAGGGTGCAAGGTGCCCCTATCGGGCACCTTCTCTCTTTGCCCCGAGCACGTGGGGTTTGAAAGAACAGCTTGGTGTTTGGTGGAGTTAGGAGCTGAAGGACGGTGATGAGTAGGCAGATGGACCAACTCGAGAGAGGAGGGGCTATGAAAGGCCTACGCGTGGTTGTGGCGCTGTTCATGGTTGCGCTGCTTGCCGGTGCGTGTGCGAAGGCACCGCAGCAGGCCATTGACGCTGCCAAGGCAGCGCTGGAAGAGGCGAAGGCAGCAGAGGCGAATCGCTACGCGCCGCAGGAATTTGCGGCCGCCAACGACACGTTGAACGCCGCGCTCGCCGAAGTGGAGAAGCAGAATGGCAAGTTCGCCCTGTTCCGCAGCTACAAGAAGGCTGCGCGGATGCTGGCCCAGGCCCAGACTCTGGCCAACGCCGCCAAGGACGCGGCAGTGGCGAACAAGGAGAAGGTGAAGAACGAGGCCACACAACTCCTGCAGTCCGCCGCTGAGGCCGTGGCCAATGTGGAGAAACTGCTGGCCAAGGCCCCTCGCGGCAAGGAAGGCAGGGAGGCCATCGCGGCCATCAAGGCTGACCTGGATGCTGTTAAGGCCAACCTGGACGCCGCTAACACCGCTTTCACCAATGGCGACTACCTGACGGCCCGCGACAAAGCCCAGGCGAGCCTCTCCAAGGCCAACTCCCTGGCCGAGGAACTGCAGGCCGCGATCAGCAAGAAGGCTGCCCTGACGCGAAGAGCCCAATAGCCGACTCTTAAGCGTGGCCGGCCGTTGACTCGCTGTGAAGCCCTGTCCGCTGAGGCTTTCCAAGCTGTTCTCCCTCGGGACAGGGCTCTTTTGTACCTGCTCGACAAAGCCTGGAGCTGGCAGAGTGACCTCACTGGCCGGGAAGCTGAGTAGCGGAAGATGAAACGTAAAGCAAGACGGTTTCCGTCAGGGAAGCGACGCAGGCGCGTTGGGATCTGGATCGCGGTGGGCCTGCTCATCTCGTCCGTCACTCTTTTCGCGGTCCTGCTGATCACGGCTCCGGACCCCCCCATCGAGGAGCTGCAGAGAGCCGCGAGGGCGGTTGCTCGCGCCAGGGACGCAGAAGCCGAGCGCTACGCTGCCACGTGGTACCAGCTGGCGCAGGAGAACCTGCAAAAAGCACAGAAGCTGATCGAGGAAGAGAACCGCCGGTTCTTCTTGAGCCGGTCCTATCAGGCGGCAGCCAGTGCGGCCCGCCTGGCTGCTATGGAGGCAGACTCGGCTCTGCGCATTACCTTGCGCACCAAGGAAGCCATGCGGGTTGACGCAACGGCCCTGTTGGATCGCGCCCGTCAGGCGGCGGGACGCTTCCGCGAGAAGGTCGGCGATCTCCCGGTGAACCACGACTACCGAAGGCAAATGGCCAATGCTGAGCTCTTGGTGGAAGAAGCGGCACGTGCCCTGGAGCGGGGAGACTATCTAACCGCTCTGCAGAAGGCGAAGAAAGCTGCGGGGGACGCGAGCACCGCCGCCGACCATGTGACCGCCGAGCTGCAAGCCTATTTCGCCCGCCAGCCGCAATGGGACCGCTGGGTCGCTGAAACGCTGAAAGAAGCCGCAAGCAAGAACAGCTACGCCATCCTGGTGGATAAGCTTGCCCATACCCTTTATCTGTACAAGGGGTCCCAGCGAGTCGCCTCGTACCCGGTCGACCTGGGAACGCACTGGCTCGGACAGAAGCAGATGCGCGGGGATAATGTGACTCCCGAGGGCCGATACTACGTGGTGAAGAAGAAGGAAGGAAAGCAGACCAAGTACTACCGGGCGCTGGTGATCAACTATCCGAACCAGGAGGACCTGGACCGAATCAATCAGGCGAAAAGACGAGGCGAATTGCACCCCCGAACGCCCGCCGGCGGGCTCATCGAGATCCACGGCGAAGGAGGAAAGGGGTGGGATTGGACCAACGGGTGCGTTGCGCTGTCCAATAAGGACATGGAGGCCCTCTATCGCCTTGTTCCGGTGGGAACACCGGTGACGATCGTGGGTTCTATATCGGAGTCGTTGCTCAAGTAGAACGAGGTACGACGAGCCAATGGAGGAGCTGGAAGCTTTACCTTCATTTAGCAAGACAGGAGAGCCCCAGGGCCCACTACCCCGGCAGAGGCCGTGGCGTGCCTTCCTTGGGGGCCTGGTGGTCGGTCTCCTGTCTCTAACCTTGCTGCTGGTTTTCGTGCGCCCGTTGCGGGTAAGGCTGTTCTCAGGCTGGAGCCGCACGGTTCTTCAGTCGGAGGCCAGGGAGAGGGCAGATCTTCAGAAAGAGGTGGCCCGCCTCAAGAAGCAGATCGAGCTGGTTTCAAGAAGGCTGGATCAGAAAACACCGAACGAGCCGTACATCGTCATTGATACCTCTGGGAACCGCATCTACGTCAGGCAGGGCAAGCAAACCCTCCGTGAGGCAATCTGCTCCACAGGAAGCTATATCAACCTCAAGACCCGGGACGGAATGGAATGGATTTTCTTCACTCCGCGAGGTCAATTCCGGGTCCTCGCCAAGAAGGTGGCCCCTGTGTGGGTAAAGCCGGATTGGGCTTTTGTGGAGGAAGGTCTGCCCATCCCGCCCAAGCATTCCCCGGAACGATATGAGTACGGGGTGCTTGGGGAATACGCGCTGGCCTTCGGCAATGGCTACCTGATCCACGGCACCCTCTACAAGCGCCTGATGGGCATGCCGGTTACCCATGGCTGCGTGCGTGTCGGGGACGAAGACCTGGAGTACATCTACAAGACCGTTCCTCTTGGAGCGAAGATTTATATCTATTAACGATGGCGGAGCAAGAGCATAAGAGCACGGGGCGTTCGTGGCCCTATTTCCTGGTGGGGATAGGTGCTCCTTTTGTGCTCCTCGCGCTGGCCCTTGCCGTCTCTGCCTTAAAGACGTCGGGATTTTCCCGGGCCCGTCGTTTGGTGGAGGCGAACGGCCAAGGACAAACGGCCGCGGAGTTGGCCAGCCAGCGGGATCGACTCGCGCTGGAGCTTGCCTACCTGCAAAACCGCCTGCAAATGTCCAATTCCGACTCGGTCTGCCTGTCGCTGGATTTGCAGGACTCTCTACTCTTTCTGGAGATCAAGGGAGTTCAGGTGCGGGCCTGCTCTCTCCAGGCGCTGGAAATCAATGGCAGCGTGCCCAACTGGAAAGAGTGGATTCGTACTCCATTCGTGCTGCAGGAAACGCAAAGCACCATCCGGAAGAAACCCATCCGTGTGGTCATTGCGCCTGCCGACACCATCGAGGCCATGGAACGCCGGGACGACGACATCCCGGTGGAAAAGGGCCTGGTCTATTACACGCTCGTCTTCGACCGCGGGCTGACCATCACCATTGCGGAAAAGAACCCGGAGGGAGTGGGCAACTGGACGCGCAAGCTCTACCACGAGAGTCTACGCGGCCTGCGCTTGCTCTGGCAGCAGGTGGGTAAGCGCCTACTGGGCAAACAGGAGTCGTCTTTGCACATCTATCTGGAACTCCCGGCAGCGGATGCCAAGGCCGTGTACCGTGCCATTCCGGTGCACGCGCAGCTTGCCCTTCGCCCCCCACGAACGGCGCGGTAACCTCATACCTTCGGATTCCCCCCGCGAGCTCCGCGCAACCCTTGCACTGGCGGGCGACGCCTTTCGAGCCAACGCTGACCTGCGTCTTCCTGTGCGTCGAACGAAGCGGGCTTCCGGGCTACGCCCCGGCCGCTGAGCGGCGCCTCCAATCCGCCTTCAAGGAGGAAGGAGGAAGAGGGACGAGGAGCAGGATCCGCACGGGCGACGCCGAGTTTCCGCTGTCAGGAAAAGCTGCCTGCAAAGCGCCCGCTTGCCGCTTATGAGGCGGCCGATCCAGTGCTTCCTCCCACAGAGCCTTCGCTGGCTTGCGCGACCCGGAAAATGGGCGGTGGCGCTCCCTAAGGTACCGTGACGTGCCGGAAAGCGGAAAGTGCCTCGATAAGCAAGGAGTGCTTGCGCAGCCAACGGATGGCTTCTCGGAAGTGAGGACAATGGGCTTCGACCAGTCTCCAAAAGCGCTG
Coding sequences:
- a CDS encoding L,D-transpeptidase; the protein is MKRKARRFPSGKRRRRVGIWIAVGLLISSVTLFAVLLITAPDPPIEELQRAARAVARARDAEAERYAATWYQLAQENLQKAQKLIEEENRRFFLSRSYQAAASAARLAAMEADSALRITLRTKEAMRVDATALLDRARQAAGRFREKVGDLPVNHDYRRQMANAELLVEEAARALERGDYLTALQKAKKAAGDASTAADHVTAELQAYFARQPQWDRWVAETLKEAASKNSYAILVDKLAHTLYLYKGSQRVASYPVDLGTHWLGQKQMRGDNVTPEGRYYVVKKKEGKQTKYYRALVINYPNQEDLDRINQAKRRGELHPRTPAGGLIEIHGEGGKGWDWTNGCVALSNKDMEALYRLVPVGTPVTIVGSISESLLK
- a CDS encoding L,D-transpeptidase family protein → MVGLLSLTLLLVFVRPLRVRLFSGWSRTVLQSEARERADLQKEVARLKKQIELVSRRLDQKTPNEPYIVIDTSGNRIYVRQGKQTLREAICSTGSYINLKTRDGMEWIFFTPRGQFRVLAKKVAPVWVKPDWAFVEEGLPIPPKHSPERYEYGVLGEYALAFGNGYLIHGTLYKRLMGMPVTHGCVRVGDEDLEYIYKTVPLGAKIYIY